A window of the Paenibacillus woosongensis genome harbors these coding sequences:
- a CDS encoding ATP-binding cassette domain-containing protein codes for MNETLALELKDVIKKRRRRTIGPVNLQIPQGHIVALVGSNGSGKSTILHMLTRSLIPDEGEIRWFGDKSAGDLPQEIRSRIAYVSENPLVEENYQTAEQAASFRAHWYPSWDQKKFERLMTQFEVPRNERLNRMSKGERRKFEVAAALAASPKLLILDELSSGLDPFIWKDMLAELQNSMLEEDVTIIMATHVVEEVRRLADYIVLVHQGKVLGMAEKDLLYGSCCEVWVRGDLSEWTGRPELIRCEEDEPLMHKLIVRDEAFMSELQQSKDLQVLRTRALELEDVLQLWIQGHAPEHR; via the coding sequence ATGAACGAAACTTTGGCGCTGGAGCTTAAAGACGTCATAAAGAAACGGCGGCGTAGAACGATTGGGCCAGTCAATCTCCAGATTCCCCAGGGACACATCGTCGCGCTGGTTGGGTCGAACGGTTCAGGGAAAAGTACGATTCTCCACATGCTGACTCGAAGCCTTATTCCGGATGAAGGGGAAATCAGGTGGTTTGGGGACAAGAGCGCCGGCGATTTACCGCAGGAAATCAGAAGCAGGATTGCCTATGTGTCGGAGAATCCGCTAGTAGAGGAAAACTACCAGACCGCGGAGCAGGCCGCGAGCTTCCGGGCTCACTGGTATCCATCCTGGGATCAAAAGAAATTTGAACGCTTGATGACACAATTTGAGGTGCCGCGGAATGAACGGCTGAACCGCATGTCCAAGGGGGAGCGCCGTAAATTTGAGGTTGCTGCTGCCCTGGCCGCAAGCCCTAAGCTCCTTATTCTCGATGAACTATCGTCCGGGCTTGATCCATTTATCTGGAAGGATATGCTCGCAGAGCTTCAGAATAGCATGCTGGAAGAGGATGTTACCATCATCATGGCGACCCATGTCGTAGAAGAAGTAAGACGGCTTGCCGACTATATCGTATTGGTGCATCAGGGCAAGGTGCTGGGCATGGCGGAGAAAGACCTGCTCTACGGAAGCTGCTGTGAGGTATGGGTTCGCGGTGATTTAAGCGAATGGACGGGAAGACCTGAGCTCATTCGGTGCGAAGAGGATGAGCCGTTGATGCATAAATTGATCGTCCGGGATGAAGCTTTTATGAGCGAACTGCAGCAGTCCAAGGATCTTCAGGTATTGCGGACCCGCGCCCTTGAGTTGGAAGATGTGCTTCAACTCTGGATCCAAGGGCACGCTCCGGAACATAGATGA